A genomic window from Nocardioides rotundus includes:
- the lepB gene encoding signal peptidase I, with amino-acid sequence MTSSSPVSDAPKKKAKKQLPLWQETILLLGLALVLAIVLKAFFIQAFYIPSESMEPGLVENDRILVEKPSYWGDGPERGDVVVFKDPGGWLSPADSAGPTNPLAQVMVKIGLYPEGGHLVKRVIGVEGDTVSCCDKQGRVSVNGEPLDEASYVKKSPGMTCNGPMVNDCARPWKAGPIPEGRIFVMGDNRARSADSSAHLCDATMETDCTNAGAFVPTDLVVGKVFVLLWPRERFSWLARPDTFADVPDAS; translated from the coding sequence GTGACCTCGTCCTCCCCGGTCTCCGACGCGCCGAAGAAGAAGGCGAAGAAGCAGCTCCCGCTCTGGCAGGAGACGATCCTGCTGCTGGGGCTGGCCCTGGTGCTGGCGATCGTGCTGAAGGCCTTCTTCATCCAGGCGTTCTACATCCCCTCGGAGTCCATGGAGCCGGGACTGGTCGAGAACGACCGGATCCTGGTGGAGAAGCCGTCCTACTGGGGCGACGGGCCCGAGCGCGGCGACGTGGTCGTCTTCAAGGACCCGGGCGGCTGGCTCTCACCGGCCGACTCGGCCGGGCCGACCAACCCACTGGCCCAGGTGATGGTCAAGATCGGGCTCTACCCCGAGGGCGGCCACCTGGTGAAGCGGGTCATCGGCGTCGAGGGCGACACGGTCAGCTGCTGTGACAAGCAGGGGCGCGTGTCGGTCAACGGCGAGCCGTTGGACGAGGCCTCCTACGTCAAGAAGTCGCCCGGCATGACCTGCAACGGCCCCATGGTCAACGACTGTGCGCGGCCGTGGAAGGCCGGTCCGATCCCCGAGGGCCGGATCTTCGTGATGGGCGACAACCGCGCACGATCCGCGGACTCCTCGGCGCACCTGTGCGACGCCACGATGGAGACCGACTGCACGAACGCCGGCGCGTTCGTCCCGACCGATCTGGTCGTCGGCAAGGTCTTCGTGCTGCTGTGGCCGCGAGAACGGTTCTCCTGGCTCGCACGTCCCGACACCTTCGCGGACGTGCCGGACGCCTCGTGA
- a CDS encoding YraN family protein, with the protein MTENHNRSLGAYGEDVAARHLVEQCGMVLLDRNWRCPEGEIDLVLRDGPVLVFCEVKTRTSLSYGTPHEAVTRRKVARMRRLAAAWLSAQDRFVPDVRLDLVAVLRRREGAPVVDHVVGLG; encoded by the coding sequence ATGACGGAGAACCACAACCGCTCCCTGGGGGCGTACGGCGAGGACGTGGCCGCCCGGCACCTGGTCGAGCAGTGCGGGATGGTCCTGCTGGACCGCAACTGGCGCTGCCCCGAGGGCGAGATCGACCTGGTGCTGCGGGACGGCCCGGTGCTCGTGTTCTGCGAAGTGAAGACCCGGACGTCGCTGTCCTACGGCACCCCCCACGAGGCGGTGACCCGGCGGAAGGTGGCGCGGATGCGCCGGCTGGCCGCCGCCTGGCTGAGCGCCCAGGACCGATTCGTCCCCGACGTCCGGCTCGACCTGGTCGCGGTGCTGCGCCGCCGCGAGGGCGCCCCGGTCGTCGACCACGTGGTGGGGCTGGGATGA
- a CDS encoding M23 family metallopeptidase, producing the protein MPFHRRETPERAARLLSLIVLVAGLVLAPVDGTVRQTGAAAAAAAVEGPPSWASSRPSPDPVGVWPLVPQPDVVADFDPPAQRWGSGHRGVDLRGRVGQPVRSALAGRVSYAGRLAGRGVVAVTHPDGTRTTYEPVAARVRVGQQVPKGGRIGVLEGAGSHCSPSACLHWGWLRGETYLDPLDLVGGGPVRLLPLWRDLPAGSGRSTGGWRPLAARWPSLVAVAGLPVLTPGGAPGGRPVATGPW; encoded by the coding sequence ATGCCCTTCCACCGTCGTGAGACCCCCGAGCGAGCCGCCAGGCTCCTGTCGCTGATCGTCCTGGTCGCCGGCCTCGTGCTGGCGCCGGTCGACGGCACGGTGCGTCAGACGGGAGCCGCGGCCGCGGCCGCGGCGGTGGAAGGGCCGCCATCGTGGGCCTCGTCCCGCCCCTCCCCCGACCCCGTGGGCGTGTGGCCGCTGGTGCCCCAGCCCGACGTGGTGGCCGACTTCGACCCGCCCGCCCAGCGTTGGGGGTCCGGGCACCGGGGCGTCGACCTGCGCGGCCGCGTCGGGCAGCCGGTGCGCTCTGCCCTGGCGGGGAGGGTGTCCTACGCCGGCCGCCTCGCCGGCCGGGGCGTGGTCGCGGTGACCCACCCCGACGGCACGCGCACGACGTACGAACCTGTGGCCGCCCGGGTGCGGGTCGGCCAGCAGGTGCCGAAGGGCGGGCGGATCGGTGTGCTGGAGGGAGCGGGGTCGCACTGCTCGCCCTCGGCGTGCCTGCACTGGGGCTGGCTGCGCGGCGAGACGTACCTCGACCCGCTGGACCTGGTCGGGGGTGGACCGGTGCGACTGCTCCCCCTGTGGCGGGACCTGCCGGCCGGATCCGGGCGCTCCACCGGCGGGTGGCGGCCCTTGGCGGCCCGGTGGCCGTCGCTGGTGGCGGTGGCGGGCCTGCCGGTGCTCACGCCCGGGGGTGCGCCTGGCGGTAGGCCTGTCGCAACCGGTCCGTGGTGA
- the rplS gene encoding 50S ribosomal protein L19: MSKLVTDLAAANKRTDIPEFRAGDTVKVHVKVTEGNRSRVQVFQGVVIRIHGSGIGRTFTVRKVSFGVGVERTFPLHSPIFEQIEVVTRGDVRRAKLYYLRNLRGKAAKIKERRES, translated from the coding sequence ATGAGCAAGCTCGTCACCGACCTGGCCGCCGCCAACAAGCGCACCGACATCCCGGAGTTCCGCGCCGGCGACACCGTCAAGGTGCACGTGAAGGTCACCGAGGGCAACCGGTCCCGTGTCCAGGTCTTCCAGGGCGTGGTCATCCGCATCCACGGCTCCGGCATCGGCCGCACCTTCACCGTCCGCAAGGTCTCCTTCGGCGTCGGCGTCGAGCGCACCTTCCCGCTGCACTCCCCGATCTTCGAGCAGATCGAGGTCGTCACCCGCGGTGACGTGCGCCGGGCGAAGCTCTACTACCTGCGCAACCTGCGCGGCAAGGCCGCCAAGATCAAGGAGCGCCGCGAGTCCTGA
- the dprA gene encoding DNA-processing protein DprA: MRAPEEERLARVALSRMTEPGATGVLGLVTQLGPVATWRQLVEERAYIDVAEEDRRPGEDARLRAADLDPARDLARAADQGIRFVVPGDEEWPDQLSQLAGVEIHGRGGVPVGLWVRGPMSLGELQHSVAVVGSRGATTYGADIALEIGGTLAKAGVVTVSGAAIGIDYAAHDGALKAGGRTVAVLAGGVDRPYPPRHAALIRHLAAEHALVSEAPPGSASHRLRFLGRNRLIAALTAGTVVVEAAIRSGALNTARWADSLSRAAMGVPGPITSALSQGVHERIREGAMTLVSNGAQVLELVGAPGEHLLEVPWEPPKPRDALSIRQRQILDAVPVAEPVLVDSIARTAGIGLKETYESLMRLEKREFVARLGSGWLLGPRALES, encoded by the coding sequence GTGAGGGCGCCGGAGGAGGAGCGGCTGGCGCGCGTGGCGCTGAGCCGGATGACCGAGCCCGGGGCGACCGGGGTCCTCGGGCTGGTGACGCAGCTGGGCCCGGTCGCCACCTGGCGGCAGCTCGTCGAGGAGCGGGCCTACATCGACGTGGCCGAGGAGGATCGCCGTCCCGGGGAGGACGCGCGCCTGCGCGCCGCCGACCTCGACCCCGCCCGCGACCTGGCCCGAGCCGCCGACCAGGGGATCCGGTTCGTGGTCCCGGGCGACGAGGAGTGGCCCGACCAGCTCTCGCAGCTGGCCGGGGTGGAGATCCACGGGCGCGGCGGCGTCCCGGTGGGGCTGTGGGTGCGCGGCCCGATGAGCCTGGGCGAGCTGCAGCACTCGGTCGCCGTGGTGGGCTCGCGCGGCGCGACGACGTACGGCGCCGACATCGCCCTGGAGATCGGCGGCACCCTGGCCAAGGCGGGCGTGGTGACCGTCTCGGGTGCCGCGATCGGGATCGACTACGCCGCCCACGACGGGGCGCTCAAGGCCGGCGGCCGGACCGTGGCGGTGCTCGCCGGGGGCGTGGACCGGCCCTACCCGCCCCGGCACGCCGCCTTGATCCGGCACCTGGCAGCCGAGCACGCGCTGGTCTCCGAGGCACCGCCGGGGTCGGCGAGCCACCGGCTGCGCTTCCTCGGGCGCAACCGGCTGATCGCCGCGCTCACCGCGGGCACGGTCGTGGTCGAGGCGGCGATCCGCAGCGGCGCACTCAACACCGCCCGCTGGGCCGACAGCCTCTCCCGGGCCGCGATGGGCGTCCCCGGGCCGATCACCAGTGCACTGTCGCAGGGCGTGCACGAGCGGATCCGCGAGGGCGCCATGACCCTGGTCAGCAACGGCGCGCAGGTGCTGGAGCTGGTCGGGGCGCCGGGGGAGCACCTGCTCGAGGTGCCCTGGGAACCGCCGAAGCCGCGCGACGCGCTGTCCATCCGGCAGCGGCAGATCCTCGACGCCGTCCCCGTCGCCGAACCCGTGCTGGTGGACTCGATCGCCCGAACCGCCGGGATCGGCCTGAAGGAGACCTACGAGAGCCTGATGCGGCTGGAGAAGCGCGAGTTCGTGGCCCGCCTGGGCAGCGGCTGGCTGCTCGGACCTCGGGCGCTTGAGAGCTGA
- a CDS encoding tyrosine recombinase XerC: MARVLGDYERHLAVERDLTAHTVRAYLGDIASLLEHARRLGDTDVTDLDLRTLRGWLAQQQTRGRSRTTVARRATAARGFTAWLARTGRIPVDVGAALGSPRAHRTLPSVLRADEAADLVRAAAELADDGSAVGLRDVAMLELLYATGIRVGELCGLDVDDLDRDRNVVRVLGKGRKERTVPFGGPAAGALDRWLREGRPALATGTSGPAVFLGARGGRIDQRAVRTLVHRRIADVPGAPDIGPHGLRHTAATHLLEGGADLRSVQELLGHASLATTQLYTHVTTDRLRQAYRQAHPRA; this comes from the coding sequence ATGGCGAGGGTGCTCGGCGACTACGAGCGGCACCTGGCCGTCGAGCGGGACCTGACCGCCCACACCGTGCGGGCCTACCTCGGCGACATCGCCTCGCTGCTCGAGCACGCCCGCCGGCTGGGCGACACCGACGTCACCGACCTCGACCTGCGCACCCTGCGGGGGTGGCTTGCCCAGCAGCAGACCCGTGGCCGCTCCCGCACCACCGTGGCTCGACGGGCCACCGCGGCACGCGGGTTCACCGCCTGGTTGGCCCGCACCGGCCGCATCCCGGTGGACGTCGGCGCGGCGCTCGGGTCGCCGCGTGCCCACCGCACCCTGCCGTCGGTGCTGCGGGCCGACGAGGCGGCGGACCTGGTCCGCGCCGCCGCGGAGCTGGCCGACGACGGGAGCGCGGTCGGGCTGCGCGACGTGGCGATGCTCGAGCTGCTGTATGCGACCGGCATCCGGGTCGGGGAGCTGTGTGGCCTCGACGTGGATGACCTCGACCGCGACCGCAACGTGGTCCGCGTGCTCGGCAAGGGTCGCAAGGAGCGGACCGTGCCCTTCGGCGGCCCGGCGGCCGGTGCCCTGGACCGGTGGCTGCGCGAGGGACGCCCGGCGCTGGCCACCGGGACCTCGGGGCCCGCGGTCTTCCTCGGCGCCCGCGGCGGGCGGATCGACCAGCGCGCGGTGCGCACCCTGGTGCACCGGCGGATCGCCGACGTGCCGGGCGCGCCCGACATCGGGCCGCACGGCCTCCGGCACACCGCCGCGACCCATCTGCTCGAGGGTGGCGCCGACCTGCGCTCGGTCCAGGAGCTGCTGGGCCACGCGTCCTTGGCGACGACCCAGCTCTACACCCACGTCACCACGGACCGGTTGCGACAGGCCTACCGCCAGGCGCACCCCCGGGCGTGA
- a CDS encoding DUF2469 domain-containing protein yields MSAEDLEKYETEMELTLYREYRDVSKIFKYVVETDRRFYLCNQVDVKARTEAGDVFFEVSMSDAWVWDMYRPARFAKNVKVLTFKDVNVEELSPSDIEPPKT; encoded by the coding sequence ATGAGCGCGGAGGATCTCGAGAAGTACGAGACCGAGATGGAGCTGACGCTCTACCGCGAGTACCGCGACGTCTCGAAGATCTTCAAGTACGTCGTGGAGACCGACCGGCGCTTCTACCTGTGCAACCAGGTCGACGTCAAAGCGCGCACCGAGGCCGGCGACGTGTTCTTCGAGGTCTCGATGAGCGACGCCTGGGTGTGGGACATGTACCGTCCCGCCCGCTTCGCCAAGAACGTCAAGGTGCTGACCTTCAAGGACGTCAACGTGGAGGAGCTGAGCCCCTCCGACATCGAGCCGCCCAAGACCTGA
- a CDS encoding ribonuclease HII, with translation MIGLPKGVTVRRDAGLYGYERALRRAGIEPIAGVDEAGRGACAGPLVAGAAVLPEGRAGIVPGLADSKLLTPAARERAYDQVVRRALAWSVVVVEPEECDRLGMHVANVEALRRAVALLDIRPAYVLTDGFPVDGFDVPGLAVWKGDRVAACIAAASVLAKVTRDRIMVERDRDWPAYDFKTHKGYITDVHEAALRAHGPCPQHRMRFVNVRRAAGLEPEGEDRPDSVGTLPDDVREE, from the coding sequence GTGATCGGCCTGCCCAAGGGCGTGACCGTGCGTCGGGACGCCGGGCTCTACGGCTATGAGCGGGCCCTGCGGCGCGCGGGGATCGAGCCGATCGCCGGCGTCGACGAGGCCGGGCGCGGCGCCTGTGCGGGGCCGCTGGTCGCCGGGGCCGCCGTCCTCCCCGAGGGGCGGGCGGGGATCGTGCCCGGGCTGGCGGACTCCAAGCTGCTCACCCCCGCCGCCCGCGAGCGGGCCTATGACCAGGTCGTCCGCCGAGCCCTCGCCTGGTCGGTGGTGGTCGTCGAGCCCGAGGAGTGCGACCGGCTCGGGATGCACGTGGCCAACGTGGAGGCGCTGCGCCGTGCGGTGGCGCTGCTGGACATCCGGCCGGCCTACGTGCTGACCGACGGGTTCCCGGTGGACGGCTTCGACGTCCCCGGTCTGGCGGTGTGGAAGGGCGATCGGGTGGCCGCCTGCATCGCCGCGGCGTCGGTCCTCGCCAAGGTCACCCGGGACCGGATCATGGTCGAGCGCGACCGGGACTGGCCGGCGTACGACTTCAAGACCCACAAGGGCTACATCACCGACGTGCACGAGGCCGCGCTGCGCGCGCACGGCCCCTGCCCGCAGCACCGGATGCGGTTCGTCAACGTGCGCCGGGCGGCCGGGCTGGAGCCGGAGGGTGAGGACCGGCCGGATAGTGTCGGCACCCTGCCCGACGACGTGCGCGAGGAGTGA
- a CDS encoding YifB family Mg chelatase-like AAA ATPase — MSGVATSRSISLQGAVGHLVDVQVDVSPGSVGATIVGRADVTLNEARERCRMAITNEHLTWPATRRVTILLSPADLAKRGTHFDLAIAVTVLAASEQVEADALRDTVLIGELTLDGRLRSVPGVLPMVMAASAAGVRRVFVPEPQAREAAMVPGMAVFGMRSLGQVVAELKGVEVPEAPEVAPMSGTRLLSWRGDARRDEVDLADLHGLDDARFALQVAAAGGHHLMLEGPKGSGKTSLVERLPGILPDLSAEERLELTAIHSLAGALEPGDGLLRRPPYCAPHHSASAASLLGGGSGRVRPGELSRAHGGVLFLDELPFFHTDVLEALRQPMESGEVTIARGEETATFPARTMLVVAANPCVCGNYGTGMQHRCTCTEQQRRTYRARLSGPLIDRIDITRHVVAARPAPEDVPWGSPAATTAEVRAVVEAARERQSRRWAGRSWRLNAHAPGPVLSREFPLPAPARGVVDEEVYAGRLSRRGATRVHRMAWTLADLSAADAPTAEHVTAALALRGGDPLPLSALDLEVAG; from the coding sequence ATGAGCGGGGTGGCGACCAGTCGGTCGATCTCGCTGCAGGGTGCGGTCGGCCACCTGGTCGACGTCCAGGTCGACGTCTCGCCCGGGTCGGTCGGGGCGACGATCGTCGGGCGCGCCGACGTCACGCTCAACGAGGCCCGCGAGCGCTGCCGGATGGCGATCACCAACGAGCACCTGACCTGGCCGGCCACCCGGCGGGTGACGATCCTGCTCTCGCCGGCCGACCTGGCCAAGCGGGGGACGCACTTCGACCTGGCCATCGCCGTCACGGTGTTGGCCGCCTCGGAGCAGGTCGAGGCCGACGCGCTCCGCGACACCGTGCTCATCGGCGAGCTCACCCTGGACGGGCGGCTCCGCTCGGTGCCCGGGGTGCTGCCGATGGTGATGGCCGCCTCCGCGGCGGGCGTGCGCCGGGTCTTCGTGCCCGAGCCGCAGGCGCGGGAGGCGGCGATGGTGCCCGGCATGGCGGTCTTCGGGATGCGCTCCCTGGGGCAGGTGGTGGCCGAGCTGAAGGGGGTCGAGGTCCCCGAGGCGCCCGAGGTGGCGCCGATGTCGGGCACCCGGCTGCTCTCCTGGCGCGGGGACGCCCGGCGCGACGAGGTCGACCTCGCCGACCTGCACGGCTTGGACGATGCCCGGTTCGCGTTGCAGGTCGCCGCGGCCGGCGGGCACCACCTGATGCTCGAGGGGCCGAAGGGATCGGGGAAGACCTCCCTGGTCGAGCGGCTGCCCGGGATCCTGCCCGACCTGAGCGCCGAGGAGCGGCTCGAGCTGACCGCGATCCACTCGCTCGCCGGTGCCCTGGAGCCGGGCGACGGCCTGCTGCGCCGGCCGCCGTACTGCGCCCCGCACCACAGTGCCAGCGCCGCCAGCCTGCTCGGCGGCGGCTCGGGGCGGGTCCGCCCGGGGGAGCTGAGCCGGGCGCACGGCGGCGTGCTCTTCCTCGATGAGCTGCCGTTCTTCCACACCGACGTGCTCGAGGCGCTGCGCCAGCCGATGGAGAGCGGCGAGGTGACCATCGCCCGGGGGGAGGAGACCGCCACGTTCCCGGCCCGCACCATGCTCGTGGTCGCGGCGAACCCGTGCGTGTGCGGCAACTACGGCACCGGCATGCAGCACCGGTGCACCTGCACCGAGCAGCAGCGCCGGACCTACCGCGCTCGGCTCAGCGGCCCGCTGATCGACCGGATCGACATCACCCGCCATGTGGTGGCGGCCCGCCCCGCGCCCGAGGACGTCCCGTGGGGGAGCCCGGCGGCGACGACCGCCGAGGTCCGAGCCGTCGTCGAGGCCGCGCGCGAGCGGCAGTCGCGGCGCTGGGCGGGGCGCAGCTGGCGGCTGAACGCGCACGCGCCCGGCCCCGTCCTGTCTCGCGAGTTCCCTCTACCCGCCCCGGCCCGCGGGGTGGTCGACGAAGAGGTCTACGCCGGCCGGCTGTCCCGCCGCGGCGCGACCCGGGTGCACCGGATGGCCTGGACGCTCGCGGACCTGTCCGCCGCGGACGCGCCGACGGCCGAGCACGTGACCGCCGCGCTCGCGCTGCGCGGCGGTGACCCGCTGCCGCTGTCCGCCCTCGACCTGGAGGTCGCGGGGTGA